Proteins encoded together in one Desulfosporosinus meridiei DSM 13257 window:
- the hfq gene encoding RNA chaperone Hfq, whose translation MNKSPINLQDTFLNQVRKENLPVTIYLVNGFQLKGLIKGFDNFTVVIEFEGRQQMVYKHAISTVMPIRPINLAAATAAESNPIKG comes from the coding sequence ATGAACAAATCGCCCATCAATTTACAAGATACTTTTTTAAATCAGGTACGTAAGGAAAACCTTCCTGTGACCATATATTTGGTAAACGGTTTTCAACTTAAGGGACTTATTAAAGGATTTGATAACTTCACGGTTGTTATTGAGTTTGAAGGCAGACAACAGATGGTTTATAAGCATGCTATCTCTACGGTTATGCCGATACGCCCAATTAACCTAGCTGCTGCCACTGCAGCAGAATCCAATCCAATAAAAGGATAA
- the miaA gene encoding tRNA (adenosine(37)-N6)-dimethylallyltransferase MiaA encodes MYPLVIIIGPTGIGKSGLGLALAQKIGGEIISGDSVQVYKKLDIGSAKPTPEELQLVPHHLIDFLDPAEPFTAAQFKLLATPLIEEIRGRGHFPIIVGGTGLYIRSLLDPYDFSEHGNEEIRLKWKKFADSHGNLLLHEELNKRDPQTAEQLHPNDVLRVTRALEIYELTGKPQSSQRQFKDDQYQPLDPSVLYLGLTAPRSLIYERINQRCVEMLSQGLLEETLNLIKAGYPPTLKPLQSIGYRHAIWHLKGLVTQPEMLRLLQRDTRHFAKRQLTWFNRDPRISWHDIQTDFNQLLESVVQACRAQQSRVK; translated from the coding sequence GTGTATCCACTTGTTATTATTATTGGCCCAACGGGTATTGGTAAGTCAGGCTTGGGGTTAGCTCTTGCTCAAAAAATTGGCGGAGAAATTATCTCGGGAGATTCTGTACAGGTTTATAAGAAGCTGGATATTGGTTCGGCTAAACCTACACCGGAAGAACTCCAACTCGTACCTCATCACCTGATTGATTTTCTGGATCCCGCAGAACCCTTCACTGCAGCTCAGTTTAAATTGTTAGCAACTCCTCTGATAGAGGAAATAAGAGGACGCGGACATTTTCCGATTATCGTGGGTGGAACGGGGCTTTATATTAGGTCCTTACTTGATCCCTATGACTTCTCAGAACACGGCAATGAGGAAATTCGGTTGAAGTGGAAGAAGTTTGCCGATTCCCATGGAAACTTGCTGCTCCATGAAGAACTTAATAAACGAGATCCCCAAACCGCCGAGCAACTTCATCCTAACGATGTCTTAAGAGTTACTCGAGCTCTTGAAATTTATGAATTGACAGGGAAACCTCAATCAAGTCAACGACAATTTAAGGATGATCAATACCAACCTTTGGATCCTTCGGTACTCTATCTTGGGCTGACTGCACCCCGCAGCCTTATTTATGAGCGAATTAATCAACGGTGCGTGGAAATGCTTTCTCAAGGTTTGTTAGAGGAGACTTTAAATCTTATTAAGGCTGGCTATCCTCCCACCTTGAAGCCATTACAGAGCATCGGCTACCGACACGCCATTTGGCATTTGAAGGGTCTAGTCACTCAGCCTGAAATGCTGCGACTGCTCCAGCGAGATACGCGGCATTTTGCCAAACGACAGCTAACCTGGTTTAACAGAGATCCTAGAATTAGTTGGCATGATATCCAGACGGACTTTAACCAACTACTAGAGTCTGTGGTTCAAGCTTGCAGAGCTCAACAATCTCGTGTAAAATAG